In a single window of the Helicoverpa zea isolate HzStark_Cry1AcR chromosome 9, ilHelZeax1.1, whole genome shotgun sequence genome:
- the LOC124632991 gene encoding nuclear pore complex protein Nup214 isoform X2: MDVLFGPNSVDEPSLLYKLQRKIKVFNTNDPLPNRGYNLVACASKYGLVFLASPDGNLTVYYLQQLIDKESEPQHMTIKLQEKPTHIAASCDHEMLAVTGGQLLSIYKITDFQNPNVSPALTLRCDVNPSTFVSALQWNPCIPDTIAIAYYDGTLLVSQVSTSQLKKVPSKARCLCWSPKGKQIVTGNSDGTLSQYKPDLTPAKTIAAPNLIEGAPVEALAVYWISTFQFAAVYKNATDNSRPAVTIINTPKAGQASCQNYEDICYSMGSNRPWYYYLLGLAQWNIIMASSSNGMEIASLGSADGANWVQWCQPDEARPELPLTDKKQENYPVGLCIDTCAAHQIQWDENTTLPHMPLLHVVSQSGLLTIFNVINLNKQAAQVCSPPQQIVLPAAAMTTSIPGEAPPQAAPAPTPASAPAPVAVPVAVPVAQPKPQVIQPQVQSMPAQPQGPPPQYNILNQPKPPRVQAQTQLFAAAPQQLEQKPTPVDIKPSPIAQLQASVAQTPAAPKLTPAQIQENAALKAEQEKINEMKANQELKNMLVKEVNDFQMELYKFMVKTRETQAKLQRDIDSINASFNYNSQDAEQLRKECSSDELRNAIAQLKLELVRACAVVAEARTHAEAKDNHQWTQADPLTTKRVASVKKLAYYVQNQLEQAQKSLDYKWNEAVLRDSQSNKSGPHMIRPVLDDVYQPLVKQQEILSRQQAVLRTLRNTLNECDVTPMFKSTSLLRNTPFRNKDPLSKLTKNILNMSLDTNDGKKKESLLTAQKLDALRDMLSNHKTVKIKPVNVEMRQHLATMRMNYEKSLKEKVQPEKQVKSEPEVEIKPVIKQVQPQPFAAPKVESKVEPKPEPFKPSPINVPSFTPVGGMKPTVPGLASVARTLFTEEPKPEPPKPQPQAAPLKPVAPAFSFSSTPASADTRSVLKDLLQNKQAKNEANTFMGQPICSPTSFAFTTTTATSTPAPTLFTSKPVGDNMFSKFQPQTFVQDSKPQAFAPEPKTQAFTSEPKLPAFSAEPKPFAENKLATSIFSSPKSSETGEPEAETKTVSLKPKTDKLTNLFALKTSTPIASPIVPDVLKTSKDVKTDATKPAEKEKSKENVPQKVEPKVVLKPASDNKEASKPLPLQTANKTSIFGTAPQPVSETTASTPSESQKPVEPKSETKAESVKVPEKTEEKTSSNISSIFGAVNLAASADNKSQPSTPTTEQTAPKPDSGKELESTTSVKPSLFSSTTTASPSAASVFGAAVTSQAKPASPATSIFSSGAQPSPTPSSVFGTSSQGSIFGNTSPTATTAASVFGSTAQSVFSSAANATKPSVFSTPAPATSEAPPSPQSVFGSTTAPATTQAGSIFGSTFGQTPAFGATTTSAPSSPTSVFGASTTSPVFGATPTTQASVFGAATTTTQSVFGSPTSATTQSSIFGSATPTTPSAFTSTTTPSSGAQSIFASATTTKPSVFSGAGSSVFGSASPNTGPSVFGAPSTQASVFGATTATTQSSVFGSPTPTSQASVFGSAPTTQASVFGSQPATTTQSSIFGGGEANMFAAASISTTSAPSPTTGGSIFGGGSSPGSVFGGGSTNVFGGKAAFGQSNSSAAAIFGGGGATAFGQQKPATNFWSGGSGNTEGGFGSTGFGQTATTQASSIFGNTTGGSFSTPSPTGQAFGSPQAPAFGGGDKPSVFGSPQQSGESPAFGGSASFGAKPLFGQPSGFGSPPSGGGFGSSFGGFNKSPGGGFGAPAAFGGGATFGGAAFGSTSPGKMFGAAQPTGFGQPTQSNATFESLATQNTLTFGNLAQQAQAPQPQAPSFNTSPSFTGWRG, from the exons ATGGATGTGTTGTTTGGGCCGAATTCGGTTGACGAACCG AGCCTACTCTATAAACTACAACGTAAAATCAAAGTGTTCAACACAAATGATCCTCTACCGAACAGGGGATACAACTTGGTTGCCTGTGCCAGCAAGTATGGACTTGTTTTTCTTGCTTCTCCCGATGGCAACTTAACAG TATACTATTTACAACAACTGATTGACAAGGAGAGTGAGCCGCAGCACATGACTATCAAACTACAAGAGAAGCCAACTCATATTGCTGCGAGTTGTGACCATGAAATGTTAGCAGTCACTGGAGGACAATTGCTGTCTATTTACAAGATTACTGACTTTCAGAATCCG aATGTATCACCAGCACTTACTCTAAGGTGTGATGTGAACCCATCCACCTTTGTGTCAGCTTTACAATGGAACCCTTGCATTCCTGATACAATTGCCATAGCTTACTATGACGGCACCCTGCTAGTGTCACAAGTTAGCACATCTCAACTCAAAAAAGTGCCATCTAAGGCGAG ATGCCTATGCTGGAGTCCTAAAGGCAAACAAATAGTGACTGGCAACAGTGATGGAACCCTTAGCCAGTACAAACCGGATCTGACTCCAGCTAAGACCATTGCCGCACCCAACTTGATTGAAGGCGCCCCTGTAGAAGCATTGGCAGTCTACTGGATATCTACGTTTCAGTTTGCCGCTGTGTATAAGAATGCTACAGATAATAGTCGGCCAG CGGTGACCATCATAAATACTCCGAAAGCTGGGCAGGCTAGCTGTCAGAACTATGAAGATATTTGTTACAGTATGGGATCAAATAGACCTTGGTACTACTACTTGCTTGGCTTGGCACAATG GAACATAATAATGGCGTCTTCATCAAACGGCATGGAGATAGCTTCCCTTGGATCAGCTGATGGAGCTAATTGGGTGCAGTGGTGCCAG CCTGATGAAGCAAGACCGGAACTACCTCTGACTGATAAGAAACAGGAGAACTATCCGGTCGGACTGTGCATCGATACCTGTGCTGCGCACCAAATTCAATGGG aTGAGAATACAACTCTCCCACACATGCCTCTCTTACACGTGGTGTCACAAAGCGGTCTGCTCACAATATTTAACGTCATTAACTTGAATAAACAAGCGGCTCAAGTATGCTCGCCACCGCAGCAGATTGTATTACCGGCTGCTGCTATGACTAC TTCAATCCCCGGCGAGGCTCCGCCGCAAGCTGCGCCTGCGCCGACGCCCGCGTCCGCCCCTGcacctgtggctgtgcctgtcgCTGTGCCTGTCGCTCAACCTAAA cCTCAAGTAATACAACCTCAAGTACAATCTATGCCAGCCCAGCCACAAGGACCGCCACCACAGTACAACATACTGAACCAACCGAAACCGCCCAGAGTACAGGCTCAGACTCAACTGTTTGCTGCag ctcCGCAACAACTAGAACAGAAACCAACGCCGGTAGATATTAAACCATCACCCATAGCTCAGCTGCAAGCTTCAGTG GCCCAAACACCCGCAGCGCCCAAACTGACgccagcacaaatacaagaaaatgCAGCGTTAAAAGCCGAACAAGAGAAGATCAACGAAATGAAAGCCAATCAGGAACTCAAGAATATGCTCGTCAAGGAAGTTAATGACTTCCAAATGGAGCTCTATAAGTTTATGGTGAAGACTAGGGAAACACAGGCTAAG TTACAACGCGACATAGACTCAATCAACGCCAGTTTCAACTACAACTCTCAAGACGCGGAACAACTAAGAAAAGAATGTTCCTCCGATGAATTGCGCAACGCCATCGCGCAACTCAAGTTAGAGCTCGTTCGCGCATGCGCTGTAGTCGCTGAGGCGAGGACGCATGCTGA AGCGAAGGATAACCATCAATGGACTCAAGCGGATCCTCTAACAACAAAACGAGTAGCATCTGTGAAGAAGCTAGCGTATTACGTACAAAATCAACTCGAACAAGCTCAGAAGTCTCTCGACTATAAGTGGAATGAAGCTGTGTTGAGGGATTCACAGTCTAATAA ATCAGGGCCACACATGATACGTCCAGTCCTAGATGACGTATATCAGCCTCTAGTCAAACAACAAGAGATACTGAGTCGGCAACAGGCCGTGTTACGTACACTTAGAAACACACTCAatgagtgtgacgtcacgcctATGTTTAAATCCACCTCGCTGTTGCGAAATACGCCGTTTAGGAACAA GGATCCCCTCTCAAAACTAACAAAGAACATTCTAAACATGAGTTTGGATACCAACGACGGTAAGAAGAAGGAGTCACTACTTACAGCGCAGAAACTCGATGCCTTAAGAGATATGCTTTCAAACCATAAGACAGTGAAGATTAAGCCTGTTAACGTAGAAATGAGACAGCATTTAGCAACAATGAGAATGAATTATGAAAAGAGTTTGAAAGAAAAGGTTCAGCCGGAGAAGCAAGTTAAAAGTGAGCCTGAGGTAGAAATTAAGCCTGTGATTAAACAAG TTCAACCTCAACCATTTGCAGCTCCTAAAGTGGAGTCGAAAGTAGAGCCTAAACCGGAGCCATTCAAGCCGTCGCCTATCAACGTGCCATCGTTCACGCCCGTCGGTGGCATGAAGCCCACTGTGCCGGGACTAGCTAGTGTGGCCCGAACACTGTTTACTGAAG AACCTAAACCAGAGCCACCGAAGCCACAACCTCAAGCGGCACCATTAAAGCCCGTAGCACCAGCGTTCAGTTTCTCAAGCACCCCCGCTTCAGCGGACACGAGGAGCGTTCTCAAAGACTTACTACAGAACAAGCAAGCTAAGAACGAAGCTAACACTTTCATGGGACAACCTATTTGTTCTCCTACTTCTTTTGCAT TTacaacaacaacagcaacaTCAACCCCGGCGCCAACACTATTCACAAGCAAACCCGTAGGAGATAACATGTTCAGTAAATTCCAACCACAGACATTTGTACAAGATTCTAAACCGCAGGCTTTTGCTCCGGAACCTAAAACTCAAGCATTCACCTCTGAACCGAAGCTACCAGCCTTCTCTGCAGAGCCAAAGCCTTTCGCAGAAAATAAACTAGCCACATCGATATTCAGCAGTCCAAAATCGAGCGAAACTGGGGAGCCTGAAGCCGAAACTAAAACTGTTTCTCTCAAACCTAAGACTGATAAACTGACAAATTTGTTCGCTTTGAAGACTTCTACCCCTATTGCTAGTCCAATTGTACCTGATGTTTTGAAGACTAGTAAAGATGTAAAGACTGATGCAACTAAACCTGCTGAGAAAGAGAAATCTAAGGAAAATGTTCCACAGAAAGTAGAGCCTAAAGTAGTGCTAAAGCCGGCTAGTGATAACAAAGAAGCTTCTAAACCGTTACCTCTGCAGACGGCAAATAAAACCTCTATATTTGGTACAGCGCCACAACCAGTTTCAGAAACAACTGCCTCTACTCCGA GTGAGTCCCAAAAACCCGTAGAACCAAAATCGGAAACTAAAGCAGAATCAGTGAAAGTACCAGAAAAAACAGAAGAAAAAACATCATCCAATATATCGTCTATATTCGGTGCAGTCAATCTTGCGGCTTCTGCAG ATAACAAATCTCAACCTAGTACTCCTACCACTGAACAAACAGCACCGAAACCAGACTCTGGAAAAGAATTAGAATCAACTACATCAGTGAAACCTTCACTATTCTCTTCTACAACTACTGCAAGTCCTTCTGCGGCCTCAGTATTCGGAgcggctgtgacgtcacaagctAAGCCTGCGTCACCAGCCACGTCGATATTTTCCTCAGGAGCTCAACCATCACCAACGCCTTCCTCTGTCTTTGGAACATCGTCTCAAGGATCTATATTCGGAAACACATCACCAACGGCTACAACAGCAGCTTCAGTATTTGGTTCTACTGCTCAATCAGTGTTCAGTAGTGCAGCCAATGCAACGAAACCCTCAGTGTTTAGTACTCCAGCACCAGCAACTTCTGAAGCGCCGCCGTCACCCCAATCAGTGTTTGGTTCGACAACAGCCCCAGCAACAACACAGGCGGGATCAATCTTTGGTTCCACTTTCGGTCAAACGCCTGCTTTTGGTGCAACTACTACATCAGCGCCGTCGTCTCCAACATCAGTGTTCGGAGCTTCGACTACGTCACCAGTGTTCGGTGCAACGCCGACCACACAAGCGTCAGTTTTCGGTGCAGCGACGACTACAACGCAATCTGTTTTCGGATCACCAACTTCTGCTACTACACAATCGTCTATATTCGGTAGTGCGACGCCGACTACTCCAAGCGCTTTCACATCGACGACTACCCCATCTTCTGGTGCACAGAGTATATTTGCTTCAGCAACTACAACAAAGCCGTCAGTGTTTAGTGGTGCTGGGTCTTCCGTATTTGGATCAGCATCGCCTAACACCGGGCCTTCTGTATTCGGTGCCCCTTCAACTCAAGCGTCAGTGTTTGGGGCGACAACTGCTACAACTCAGTCTTCGGTATTCGGGTCACCAACGCCTACCTCCCAAGCTTCGGTATTCGGCAGTGCACCGACAACGCAAGCGTCGGTATTCGGCTCTCAGCCCGCTACGACGACTCAGAGCTCTATATTCGGGGGCGGTGAAGCCAATATGTTTGCGGCTGCTAGCATATCTACTACGAGTGCACCTTCACCGACTACTGGCGGCAGTATATTTGGGGGTGGAAG TTCGCCAGGCTCGGTATTCGGCGGTGGGAGCACCAATGTATTCGGCGGTAAGGCAGCATTCGGCCAGTCTAATTCGTCGGCGGCTGCGATCTTCGGCGGTGGTGGCGCCACGGCTTTCGGTCAACAGAAACCAGCTACCAACTTCTGGTCTGGTGGCAGTGGTAATACTGAAGGCGGATTTGGATCTACTGGATTTg GCCAAACAGCAACAACGCAAGCTTCATCAATATTCGGCAACACAACGGGCGGTAGTTTCAGCACGCCGTCTCCAACAGGCCAGGCGTTTGGAAGCCCACAAGCGCCGGCGTTCGGCGGCGGTGACAAGCCATCCGTGTTCGGATCGCCACAGCAATCCGGtgagt CACCCGCATTCGGTGGTTCCGCGTCCTTTGGTGCTAAGCCACTATTCGGGCAGCCTTCTGGCTTCGGATCGCCGCCAAGTGGAGGCGGTTTTGGCTCATCATTCGGTGGTTTCAACAAGAGTCCTGGAGGTGGCTTTGGGGCACCGGCTGCTTTTGGGGGCGGAGCCACCTTTGGAGGGGCGGCCTTTGGTAGCACTTCACCTGGGAAAATGTTTGGAGCTGCACAGCCAA CAGGTTTCGGTCAACCAACTCAATCCAACGCTACGTTCGAGAGCTTAGCGACACAGAACACGCTGACATTCGGCAACCTCGCGCAACAGGCGCAGGCGCCGCAACCACAAGCACCTAGCTTCAACAC ATCCCCATCTTTTACTGGTTGGCGAGGCTGA
- the LOC124632991 gene encoding nuclear pore complex protein Nup214 isoform X4, translating to MDVLFGPNSVDEPSLLYKLQRKIKVFNTNDPLPNRGYNLVACASKYGLVFLASPDGNLTVYYLQQLIDKESEPQHMTIKLQEKPTHIAASCDHEMLAVTGGQLLSIYKITDFQNPNVSPALTLRCDVNPSTFVSALQWNPCIPDTIAIAYYDGTLLVSQVSTSQLKKVPSKARCLCWSPKGKQIVTGNSDGTLSQYKPDLTPAKTIAAPNLIEGAPVEALAVYWISTFQFAAVYKNATDNSRPAVTIINTPKAGQASCQNYEDICYSMGSNRPWYYYLLGLAQWNIIMASSSNGMEIASLGSADGANWVQWCQPDEARPELPLTDKKQENYPVGLCIDTCAAHQIQWDENTTLPHMPLLHVVSQSGLLTIFNVINLNKQAAQVCSPPQQIVLPAAAMTTSIPGEAPPQAAPAPTPASAPAPVAVPVAVPVAQPKPQVIQPQVQSMPAQPQGPPPQYNILNQPKPPRVQAQTQLFAAAPQQLEQKPTPVDIKPSPIAQLQASVAQTPAAPKLTPAQIQENAALKAEQEKINEMKANQELKNMLVKEVNDFQMELYKFMVKTRETQAKLQRDIDSINASFNYNSQDAEQLRKECSSDELRNAIAQLKLELVRACAVVAEARTHAEAKDNHQWTQADPLTTKRVASVKKLAYYVQNQLEQAQKSLDYKWNEAVLRDSQSNKSGPHMIRPVLDDVYQPLVKQQEILSRQQAVLRTLRNTLNECDVTPMFKSTSLLRNTPFRNKDPLSKLTKNILNMSLDTNDGKKKESLLTAQKLDALRDMLSNHKTVKIKPVNVEMRQHLATMRMNYEKSLKEKVQPEKQVKSEPEVEIKPVIKQVQPQPFAAPKVESKVEPKPEPFKPSPINVPSFTPVGGMKPTVPGLASVARTLFTEEPKPEPPKPQPQAAPLKPVAPAFSFSSTPASADTRSVLKDLLQNKQAKNEANTFMGQPICSPTSFAFTTTTATSTPAPTLFTSKPVGDNMFSKFQPQTFVQDSKPQAFAPEPKTQAFTSEPKLPAFSAEPKPFAENKLATSIFSSPKSSETGEPEAETKTVSLKPKTDKLTNLFALKTSTPIASPIVPDVLKTSKDVKTDATKPAEKEKSKENVPQKVEPKVVLKPASDNKEASKPLPLQTANKTSIFGTAPQPVSETTASTPSESQKPVEPKSETKAESVKVPEKTEEKTSSNISSIFGAVNLAASADNKSQPSTPTTEQTAPKPDSGKELESTTSVKPSLFSSTTTASPSAASVFGAAVTSQAKPASPATSIFSSGAQPSPTPSSVFGTSSQGSIFGNTSPTATTAASVFGSTAQSVFSSAANATKPSVFSTPAPATSEAPPSPQSVFGSTTAPATTQAGSIFGSTFGQTPAFGATTTSAPSSPTSVFGASTTSPVFGATPTTQASVFGAATTTTQSVFGSPTSATTQSSIFGSATPTTPSAFTSTTTPSSGAQSIFASATTTKPSVFSGAGSSVFGSASPNTGPSVFGAPSTQASVFGATTATTQSSVFGSPTPTSQASVFGSAPTTQASVFGSQPATTTQSSIFGGGEANMFAAASISTTSAPSPTTGGSIFGGGSSPGSVFGGGSTNVFGGKAAFGQSNSSAAAIFGGGGATAFGQQKPATNFWSGGSGNTEGGFGSTGFGQTATTQASSIFGNTTGGSFSTPSPTGQAFGSPQAPAFGGGDKPSVFGSPQQSAPAFGGSASFGAKPLFGQPSGFGSPPSGGGFGSSFGGFNKSPGGGFGAPAAFGGGATFGGAAFGSTSPGKMFGAAQPTGFGQPTQSNATFESLATQNTLTFGNLAQQAQAPQPQAPSFNTSPSFTGWRG from the exons ATGGATGTGTTGTTTGGGCCGAATTCGGTTGACGAACCG AGCCTACTCTATAAACTACAACGTAAAATCAAAGTGTTCAACACAAATGATCCTCTACCGAACAGGGGATACAACTTGGTTGCCTGTGCCAGCAAGTATGGACTTGTTTTTCTTGCTTCTCCCGATGGCAACTTAACAG TATACTATTTACAACAACTGATTGACAAGGAGAGTGAGCCGCAGCACATGACTATCAAACTACAAGAGAAGCCAACTCATATTGCTGCGAGTTGTGACCATGAAATGTTAGCAGTCACTGGAGGACAATTGCTGTCTATTTACAAGATTACTGACTTTCAGAATCCG aATGTATCACCAGCACTTACTCTAAGGTGTGATGTGAACCCATCCACCTTTGTGTCAGCTTTACAATGGAACCCTTGCATTCCTGATACAATTGCCATAGCTTACTATGACGGCACCCTGCTAGTGTCACAAGTTAGCACATCTCAACTCAAAAAAGTGCCATCTAAGGCGAG ATGCCTATGCTGGAGTCCTAAAGGCAAACAAATAGTGACTGGCAACAGTGATGGAACCCTTAGCCAGTACAAACCGGATCTGACTCCAGCTAAGACCATTGCCGCACCCAACTTGATTGAAGGCGCCCCTGTAGAAGCATTGGCAGTCTACTGGATATCTACGTTTCAGTTTGCCGCTGTGTATAAGAATGCTACAGATAATAGTCGGCCAG CGGTGACCATCATAAATACTCCGAAAGCTGGGCAGGCTAGCTGTCAGAACTATGAAGATATTTGTTACAGTATGGGATCAAATAGACCTTGGTACTACTACTTGCTTGGCTTGGCACAATG GAACATAATAATGGCGTCTTCATCAAACGGCATGGAGATAGCTTCCCTTGGATCAGCTGATGGAGCTAATTGGGTGCAGTGGTGCCAG CCTGATGAAGCAAGACCGGAACTACCTCTGACTGATAAGAAACAGGAGAACTATCCGGTCGGACTGTGCATCGATACCTGTGCTGCGCACCAAATTCAATGGG aTGAGAATACAACTCTCCCACACATGCCTCTCTTACACGTGGTGTCACAAAGCGGTCTGCTCACAATATTTAACGTCATTAACTTGAATAAACAAGCGGCTCAAGTATGCTCGCCACCGCAGCAGATTGTATTACCGGCTGCTGCTATGACTAC TTCAATCCCCGGCGAGGCTCCGCCGCAAGCTGCGCCTGCGCCGACGCCCGCGTCCGCCCCTGcacctgtggctgtgcctgtcgCTGTGCCTGTCGCTCAACCTAAA cCTCAAGTAATACAACCTCAAGTACAATCTATGCCAGCCCAGCCACAAGGACCGCCACCACAGTACAACATACTGAACCAACCGAAACCGCCCAGAGTACAGGCTCAGACTCAACTGTTTGCTGCag ctcCGCAACAACTAGAACAGAAACCAACGCCGGTAGATATTAAACCATCACCCATAGCTCAGCTGCAAGCTTCAGTG GCCCAAACACCCGCAGCGCCCAAACTGACgccagcacaaatacaagaaaatgCAGCGTTAAAAGCCGAACAAGAGAAGATCAACGAAATGAAAGCCAATCAGGAACTCAAGAATATGCTCGTCAAGGAAGTTAATGACTTCCAAATGGAGCTCTATAAGTTTATGGTGAAGACTAGGGAAACACAGGCTAAG TTACAACGCGACATAGACTCAATCAACGCCAGTTTCAACTACAACTCTCAAGACGCGGAACAACTAAGAAAAGAATGTTCCTCCGATGAATTGCGCAACGCCATCGCGCAACTCAAGTTAGAGCTCGTTCGCGCATGCGCTGTAGTCGCTGAGGCGAGGACGCATGCTGA AGCGAAGGATAACCATCAATGGACTCAAGCGGATCCTCTAACAACAAAACGAGTAGCATCTGTGAAGAAGCTAGCGTATTACGTACAAAATCAACTCGAACAAGCTCAGAAGTCTCTCGACTATAAGTGGAATGAAGCTGTGTTGAGGGATTCACAGTCTAATAA ATCAGGGCCACACATGATACGTCCAGTCCTAGATGACGTATATCAGCCTCTAGTCAAACAACAAGAGATACTGAGTCGGCAACAGGCCGTGTTACGTACACTTAGAAACACACTCAatgagtgtgacgtcacgcctATGTTTAAATCCACCTCGCTGTTGCGAAATACGCCGTTTAGGAACAA GGATCCCCTCTCAAAACTAACAAAGAACATTCTAAACATGAGTTTGGATACCAACGACGGTAAGAAGAAGGAGTCACTACTTACAGCGCAGAAACTCGATGCCTTAAGAGATATGCTTTCAAACCATAAGACAGTGAAGATTAAGCCTGTTAACGTAGAAATGAGACAGCATTTAGCAACAATGAGAATGAATTATGAAAAGAGTTTGAAAGAAAAGGTTCAGCCGGAGAAGCAAGTTAAAAGTGAGCCTGAGGTAGAAATTAAGCCTGTGATTAAACAAG TTCAACCTCAACCATTTGCAGCTCCTAAAGTGGAGTCGAAAGTAGAGCCTAAACCGGAGCCATTCAAGCCGTCGCCTATCAACGTGCCATCGTTCACGCCCGTCGGTGGCATGAAGCCCACTGTGCCGGGACTAGCTAGTGTGGCCCGAACACTGTTTACTGAAG AACCTAAACCAGAGCCACCGAAGCCACAACCTCAAGCGGCACCATTAAAGCCCGTAGCACCAGCGTTCAGTTTCTCAAGCACCCCCGCTTCAGCGGACACGAGGAGCGTTCTCAAAGACTTACTACAGAACAAGCAAGCTAAGAACGAAGCTAACACTTTCATGGGACAACCTATTTGTTCTCCTACTTCTTTTGCAT TTacaacaacaacagcaacaTCAACCCCGGCGCCAACACTATTCACAAGCAAACCCGTAGGAGATAACATGTTCAGTAAATTCCAACCACAGACATTTGTACAAGATTCTAAACCGCAGGCTTTTGCTCCGGAACCTAAAACTCAAGCATTCACCTCTGAACCGAAGCTACCAGCCTTCTCTGCAGAGCCAAAGCCTTTCGCAGAAAATAAACTAGCCACATCGATATTCAGCAGTCCAAAATCGAGCGAAACTGGGGAGCCTGAAGCCGAAACTAAAACTGTTTCTCTCAAACCTAAGACTGATAAACTGACAAATTTGTTCGCTTTGAAGACTTCTACCCCTATTGCTAGTCCAATTGTACCTGATGTTTTGAAGACTAGTAAAGATGTAAAGACTGATGCAACTAAACCTGCTGAGAAAGAGAAATCTAAGGAAAATGTTCCACAGAAAGTAGAGCCTAAAGTAGTGCTAAAGCCGGCTAGTGATAACAAAGAAGCTTCTAAACCGTTACCTCTGCAGACGGCAAATAAAACCTCTATATTTGGTACAGCGCCACAACCAGTTTCAGAAACAACTGCCTCTACTCCGA GTGAGTCCCAAAAACCCGTAGAACCAAAATCGGAAACTAAAGCAGAATCAGTGAAAGTACCAGAAAAAACAGAAGAAAAAACATCATCCAATATATCGTCTATATTCGGTGCAGTCAATCTTGCGGCTTCTGCAG ATAACAAATCTCAACCTAGTACTCCTACCACTGAACAAACAGCACCGAAACCAGACTCTGGAAAAGAATTAGAATCAACTACATCAGTGAAACCTTCACTATTCTCTTCTACAACTACTGCAAGTCCTTCTGCGGCCTCAGTATTCGGAgcggctgtgacgtcacaagctAAGCCTGCGTCACCAGCCACGTCGATATTTTCCTCAGGAGCTCAACCATCACCAACGCCTTCCTCTGTCTTTGGAACATCGTCTCAAGGATCTATATTCGGAAACACATCACCAACGGCTACAACAGCAGCTTCAGTATTTGGTTCTACTGCTCAATCAGTGTTCAGTAGTGCAGCCAATGCAACGAAACCCTCAGTGTTTAGTACTCCAGCACCAGCAACTTCTGAAGCGCCGCCGTCACCCCAATCAGTGTTTGGTTCGACAACAGCCCCAGCAACAACACAGGCGGGATCAATCTTTGGTTCCACTTTCGGTCAAACGCCTGCTTTTGGTGCAACTACTACATCAGCGCCGTCGTCTCCAACATCAGTGTTCGGAGCTTCGACTACGTCACCAGTGTTCGGTGCAACGCCGACCACACAAGCGTCAGTTTTCGGTGCAGCGACGACTACAACGCAATCTGTTTTCGGATCACCAACTTCTGCTACTACACAATCGTCTATATTCGGTAGTGCGACGCCGACTACTCCAAGCGCTTTCACATCGACGACTACCCCATCTTCTGGTGCACAGAGTATATTTGCTTCAGCAACTACAACAAAGCCGTCAGTGTTTAGTGGTGCTGGGTCTTCCGTATTTGGATCAGCATCGCCTAACACCGGGCCTTCTGTATTCGGTGCCCCTTCAACTCAAGCGTCAGTGTTTGGGGCGACAACTGCTACAACTCAGTCTTCGGTATTCGGGTCACCAACGCCTACCTCCCAAGCTTCGGTATTCGGCAGTGCACCGACAACGCAAGCGTCGGTATTCGGCTCTCAGCCCGCTACGACGACTCAGAGCTCTATATTCGGGGGCGGTGAAGCCAATATGTTTGCGGCTGCTAGCATATCTACTACGAGTGCACCTTCACCGACTACTGGCGGCAGTATATTTGGGGGTGGAAG TTCGCCAGGCTCGGTATTCGGCGGTGGGAGCACCAATGTATTCGGCGGTAAGGCAGCATTCGGCCAGTCTAATTCGTCGGCGGCTGCGATCTTCGGCGGTGGTGGCGCCACGGCTTTCGGTCAACAGAAACCAGCTACCAACTTCTGGTCTGGTGGCAGTGGTAATACTGAAGGCGGATTTGGATCTACTGGATTTg GCCAAACAGCAACAACGCAAGCTTCATCAATATTCGGCAACACAACGGGCGGTAGTTTCAGCACGCCGTCTCCAACAGGCCAGGCGTTTGGAAGCCCACAAGCGCCGGCGTTCGGCGGCGGTGACAAGCCATCCGTGTTCGGATCGCCACAGCAATCCG CACCCGCATTCGGTGGTTCCGCGTCCTTTGGTGCTAAGCCACTATTCGGGCAGCCTTCTGGCTTCGGATCGCCGCCAAGTGGAGGCGGTTTTGGCTCATCATTCGGTGGTTTCAACAAGAGTCCTGGAGGTGGCTTTGGGGCACCGGCTGCTTTTGGGGGCGGAGCCACCTTTGGAGGGGCGGCCTTTGGTAGCACTTCACCTGGGAAAATGTTTGGAGCTGCACAGCCAA CAGGTTTCGGTCAACCAACTCAATCCAACGCTACGTTCGAGAGCTTAGCGACACAGAACACGCTGACATTCGGCAACCTCGCGCAACAGGCGCAGGCGCCGCAACCACAAGCACCTAGCTTCAACAC ATCCCCATCTTTTACTGGTTGGCGAGGCTGA